A genomic stretch from Fusarium musae strain F31 chromosome 9, whole genome shotgun sequence includes:
- a CDS encoding hypothetical protein (EggNog:ENOG41): MGTISIRKFIRWLPDEPSEPTSTIVITSPRLKRFVDLRILLPDNNPSWTGQDEPLPLSRLDWAIVGTTVSTKIPDPEGNLTSHSTFHQWISSRTLDSDAGFMYPQPNDLTLEKGSMVNPDTGIDTAYEELWHDATPTAVPGEPAVRALVLQTEDDKNGVRGSVVRLGCYAQGLIRVGEHISLERWEWKDGWKRTIRMGDAELPIEKILGEEALKEGDTVDVDGREWKVIEESGKDGSKL, from the exons ATGGGCACGATCTCGATAAGAAAATTCATCCGCTGGCTCCCAGACGAGCCTTCTGAGCCAACATCCACTATAGTCATAACATCACCACGCCTCAAGCGCTTCGTCGATCTACGCATTCTCCTCCCCGATAACAACCCCTCATGGACCGGCCAAGATG AACCCCTTCCCCTATCCCGTCTAGACTGGGCCATAGTCGGCACAACAGTATCTACCAAGATCCCCGACCCAGAAGGAAACTTAACTTCCCACTCAACGTTCCACCAATGGATATCATCCCGCACTCTCGACTCCGATGCCGGCTTCATGTACCCTCAGCCAAACGATCTGACCCTCGAAAAGGGCAGTATGGTCAACCCCGATACTGGAATCGACACAGCATATGAAGAGCTCTGGCATGATGCTACGCCGACAGCAGTACCTGGCGAACCAGCTGTCAGAGCGCTTGTCCTTCAAACTGAGGATGATAAGAACGGAGTGAGGGGCTCAGTAGTGAGACTGGGATGTTATGCACAGGGGCTGATCAGAGTTGGAGAGCATATCTCACTCGAAAGGTGGGAGTGGAAGGACGGGTGGAAGAGGACTATCAGAATGGGAGACGCGGAATTGCCGATTGAGAAGATTCTGGGTGAAGAGGCTTTGAAAGAGGGTGACACAGTTGATGTCGATGGGCGAGAATGGAAAGTTATTGAAGAGAGTGGGAAAGACGGGTCAAAGCTGTGA